The Christiangramia flava JLT2011 region ATAATTGTTTTTAAAGGCATTAATGCTTCGGCTCAGTTTCAGAAAAGCCTCTTTATCGTTTCTTTTCTCCTGCTGAAAGCTATTGATTAATTCTACTAACTCTTTGGTGTCTTCCTGGGAATTTCCACTTCTGGCAGCCAGGACTTTCACTCTGTCTGAAGCATTTACGCTTGAAATATCGAGCTTTAAATGACTCCGTAAATATTCCATGAATAATTTTATCTTATTGATTCCTAGCCGATAAAAAGACTTGTCTTCAATAAAAAGTTCACCTATGGTTTGGGTGTATTCATACGAGCGATTTTGAAGCGGAAGCTTTACCGGGATGGCGCGTTGTTTTCTTTTTCCTTCAAATAAAATGAACAGGATCGCCGAAATGAGTATAAAATAATAAGCCCATTTCAGGGAGCGATTATTCAGCAAAATATAGAGCGGGGAAGTATAAAAACTTTTACCGCTTTTATAATAAGCGTCCCAAAGTATATTTTTTCCGCGGAAATAACTCAGCAGGTTTTCCACATAGATTTTATTTTCCCCTTTCAGCATAAAGAAATTGCTGAATGCTTCCGGTGTACTGTGAAGAAATACCTGGCCCTTACCGAAGGGGACTTTCAGAAAATTCACTCGTTTTCGGCCTTTTCCGGGATCCAAATTTCCGAGAACCGTATGCTTGAGTGTATCAAATTTGGTAAAATAAAAACTGCTCACTTCGTAATCAAAAAACCCGTCTTCCGGAAGCGCTAGTGAAGGATTGACCAGGTTGACTTGTGGTTTCGACTTAAATTCAAAATTTTCAGCAAGGTATGACGCGGCTGTGCGTATTCCCAAGGTATCTTCCAGGGCCTGTCCAAAACCGTGGGAACTGATCATGAGTTGATTCCCGTTGGCCACCCAGGAAAGAAGCTGTTCCATTTCACTTTTATCAAAGTTCACTACATTGTTCAGAAAGAAATAGGTGCCGGAATCAGGCTGTTTTTCCAGGTATTCATAAGGTGGTACTTCAATTTTTCTGATCGATGGATCCTGATTTTTCCAATTTTCATAAAAAAGATACGTTCCGAGAGGAATCTTGTCATTTGCCGAATAACTTTCACTCCAGTTGATGGGTTCGGGTTCATTCGCTTCCAGCCATACAAGCCCTGCCAGTAGCAGGAAAAAGACACCGAGCGCTATTTTATAGGTCTTGCTCATGCCGCGGTATTCTTAATTATTTGGTCCATCTTCTGAAAACTGCGCTGGGCGACCTCAAAGTCGGCTTCTGAGACCTGAAATCCACCGTACCAGATGAATTCATAAAAGCGTGTATTCTGCAAAAACTGTTGTTTCACGAGTTCATCTTCGATTTCAGCAGCGTATTCCATATTGGTCTTCTGAAATTCATA contains the following coding sequences:
- a CDS encoding DUF4350 domain-containing protein → MSKTYKIALGVFFLLLAGLVWLEANEPEPINWSESYSANDKIPLGTYLFYENWKNQDPSIRKIEVPPYEYLEKQPDSGTYFFLNNVVNFDKSEMEQLLSWVANGNQLMISSHGFGQALEDTLGIRTAASYLAENFEFKSKPQVNLVNPSLALPEDGFFDYEVSSFYFTKFDTLKHTVLGNLDPGKGRKRVNFLKVPFGKGQVFLHSTPEAFSNFFMLKGENKIYVENLLSYFRGKNILWDAYYKSGKSFYTSPLYILLNNRSLKWAYYFILISAILFILFEGKRKQRAIPVKLPLQNRSYEYTQTIGELFIEDKSFYRLGINKIKLFMEYLRSHLKLDISSVNASDRVKVLAARSGNSQEDTKELVELINSFQQEKRNDKEAFLKLSRSINAFKNNYGKSNQR